In Sagittula stellata E-37, a single genomic region encodes these proteins:
- a CDS encoding RES family NAD+ phosphorylase — MKQTEISDRGLVRLLPATYHKPPSLRGLVDTEGEMEILAEIEGLTSGRLLAERGRNPHLDPRELAWQRRSRDLRLYGDSHVNAAFTYTRAGGNRFNTEERGAWYCAWDVMVSVSEVAWHRTRELGFTGSYHDSARYVEMLADFIGVFDDMTDEPGHPALHPDPAVGYPEGQSLAQHLRRAGSRGLIYPSVRAPAPGGNCLVCFEPHAIQNVRPGASWDLVWDGTPHYSIAAVG; from the coding sequence ATGAAGCAGACCGAGATTTCTGATCGTGGTCTCGTTCGTCTCCTGCCCGCCACTTACCACAAGCCGCCATCCCTGCGCGGTCTCGTCGATACCGAAGGCGAGATGGAGATTCTGGCAGAAATCGAGGGCCTGACCAGCGGCCGTCTTCTGGCGGAACGTGGCCGCAACCCGCATCTGGACCCGCGCGAGCTGGCCTGGCAGCGGCGCAGCCGTGATCTGCGTCTCTACGGCGACAGTCACGTCAACGCCGCCTTCACCTACACCCGGGCTGGCGGAAACCGGTTCAACACCGAGGAGCGCGGTGCCTGGTACTGTGCGTGGGATGTGATGGTTTCCGTCAGCGAAGTGGCGTGGCACCGCACGCGCGAACTTGGCTTCACGGGCAGCTATCATGACAGCGCCCGCTATGTGGAAATGCTGGCGGACTTCATCGGCGTCTTCGACGACATGACCGACGAGCCGGGTCATCCCGCGCTGCATCCGGATCCGGCTGTCGGATATCCCGAGGGCCAAAGCCTTGCCCAGCATCTGCGCCGGGCTGGATCGCGGGGCCTTATCTACCCCTCAGTTCGGGCTCCCGCGCCGGGCGGGAATTGCCTCGTCTGCTTCGAGCCCCACGCCATCCAGAACGTCCGGCCGGGCGCTTCTTGGGATCTTGTGTGGGATGGGACACCGCACTACTCGATTGCGGCCGTCGGCTGA
- a CDS encoding JAB domain-containing protein translates to MTPQEETIVLEARDILGRYLSQNPVIGSWQALMDYCALTVRGPIERLHVFYLDRKNRIISDELLSIGTVDHVPVYPREVIKRALMLNACALVLIHNHPSGDPTPSDADISMIKEIQKGCRYLGLTLHDHIIVGAGTELSLRALGKL, encoded by the coding sequence ATGACCCCGCAGGAAGAAACCATCGTCCTCGAGGCCCGCGACATCCTCGGTCGCTACCTCAGCCAGAACCCGGTCATCGGCAGCTGGCAGGCGCTGATGGACTATTGCGCGCTGACCGTCCGCGGCCCGATCGAGCGGTTACACGTCTTCTACCTCGACCGCAAGAACCGCATCATCTCCGATGAGCTTCTCTCGATCGGCACGGTCGACCATGTCCCGGTCTATCCGCGCGAGGTGATCAAGCGGGCGCTGATGCTGAACGCCTGCGCCCTAGTACTGATCCACAACCACCCGTCCGGCGATCCGACGCCGTCCGATGCCGATATCAGCATGATCAAGGAGATCCAGAAAGGGTGCAGGTATCTCGGGCTGACGCTGCACGACCACATCATCGTCGGCGCCGGGACGGAGCTGAGCCTGCGGGCGCTCGGCAAGCTCTGA
- a CDS encoding relaxase/mobilization nuclease domain-containing protein — protein sequence MPRRRRLSEIERSTIAQDRRNGVSAASLAARYDVSLKTIYNVVNHWGERQTANGSRSRVVGIRVSDDDLRRFDAALSRRGLAHRSDAMRRLMLAAEGVFLPDDELCDELRSLGAALNRVGNNVNQIARRLNEAKVRGERLSYPASSHRDVRALAGLVFDLADQIQEMSRARRSVLDLEINSALTGLAKGTQMANRNALRGIDPALCHRGWSRVSGSSQGLSKRAQMVRAARGHSPAIFKPISKGGCHTGAQLRAQLTYLTTKSPHILDSRGTHDGKKQLTESEINRVAQRFENQWNERHSPKLGHTSHLLMAFPVGTTGEEVRDITQAVCEKFFAGEGSQFDYFAAIHQDRAHPHAHIVLNRRSKDGEMFFLGKDHHFNYDAFREAMVEAARGHGIRLEATRRLDRGITTYRAEIDEVYKARDEGRPPVERQRTGTDLAAALQTVARHALTYRGLAVEASRSNFDDVAEALERASTILASGGQIQSDGAIYMSQDEAAFDTLITEFSQNIRQIEAVIDKASTADRPEIERKLTDVLASVAHLNPLGDRSAALLDAPSPDGIYVRSNAGEDHLARLADKEVSPKLVEALQGTGIDPEAVVARLREGAGNAALERQWLAQDLQAIAKEEGFDLDKPEDREIALDRLEAVHTRLGDILSEARVLRVPEEVEETQDADVALGDPLAASDRISTDDGPDVFASSERQDFRALVAQFRQTDFTHPFSDDPSARRAGAVEVEEARAAFDAYAQKSLQHAELASMAWDQATDSRMPQQYAVSAQDRTLHAGDMDLALRDPSDHLGPITEELRTLARYRTEMPDDEFGQAVQDEINHLRSLGASRAYISERSFEIEDQARQDYAERRYLEETAPTVMAFVRNNDVGGPLSESEQQDIVRQVNERLSPAAIDALRAGNADVLDKFTEDPLRQLELAKTYLQSSEVTAHGPAMERVLDALAEEQIEAQRARHAAAHGEKGISHG from the coding sequence ATGCCCCGCCGCCGCAGACTGTCAGAGATCGAGCGATCGACCATCGCCCAGGACCGCCGGAACGGCGTCTCCGCAGCGTCTTTGGCCGCGCGCTACGACGTCAGCTTGAAGACGATCTACAACGTGGTGAACCACTGGGGGGAGCGTCAGACAGCGAACGGCAGCCGGTCGCGGGTTGTGGGGATCCGGGTCTCGGACGACGACCTGCGCCGGTTCGACGCGGCGCTGTCGCGGCGCGGGCTTGCGCACCGCTCGGATGCCATGCGCCGCCTGATGCTGGCGGCCGAAGGTGTCTTCCTGCCCGACGACGAGTTGTGCGACGAGTTGCGCAGCCTCGGCGCCGCGCTCAACCGGGTCGGCAACAACGTGAACCAGATCGCGCGACGTCTGAACGAGGCCAAGGTGCGGGGCGAAAGACTGTCCTACCCGGCCTCAAGTCACCGCGATGTCCGCGCCCTTGCAGGTCTGGTCTTCGATCTGGCCGACCAGATCCAGGAGATGTCGCGAGCGCGGCGCAGTGTGCTGGACCTTGAGATCAACTCCGCCCTGACGGGCCTCGCGAAAGGAACCCAGATGGCGAACCGTAACGCCCTCCGGGGCATCGATCCTGCGCTTTGCCACCGTGGCTGGAGCCGAGTGTCGGGGTCCTCGCAGGGGCTTTCAAAACGCGCGCAGATGGTCCGGGCCGCACGCGGCCATTCGCCTGCGATCTTCAAACCCATTTCCAAAGGCGGCTGCCACACCGGGGCGCAGCTTCGCGCCCAGCTCACATACCTGACGACAAAGTCGCCCCATATCCTTGACAGCCGCGGCACCCACGATGGGAAGAAGCAGCTTACCGAGTCAGAGATCAACCGCGTAGCGCAGCGGTTCGAGAACCAGTGGAACGAGCGCCACAGCCCCAAGCTCGGCCATACCTCGCATCTTCTGATGGCCTTCCCGGTCGGCACAACGGGCGAAGAGGTCCGCGATATCACCCAGGCGGTGTGCGAGAAATTCTTCGCCGGCGAGGGGTCGCAGTTCGACTATTTTGCTGCAATACACCAAGATCGCGCACATCCACATGCGCATATCGTTCTGAACCGCCGCAGCAAGGATGGCGAAATGTTCTTTCTCGGGAAGGATCATCACTTCAACTACGATGCCTTCCGCGAGGCGATGGTCGAAGCGGCCAGAGGACATGGGATCCGCCTTGAGGCGACGCGTCGTCTGGATCGCGGCATCACGACGTACCGCGCCGAGATAGACGAGGTCTACAAAGCCCGTGACGAGGGCCGCCCGCCGGTCGAGCGCCAGCGCACGGGGACCGACCTCGCGGCGGCCCTGCAGACGGTGGCGCGTCATGCGCTGACCTACCGGGGTCTGGCGGTCGAAGCGTCCCGGTCGAATTTCGATGACGTGGCCGAGGCGCTCGAGAGGGCCAGCACCATCCTTGCCAGTGGCGGTCAGATTCAATCTGACGGAGCCATCTACATGTCCCAAGACGAAGCAGCCTTCGACACGCTGATCACTGAGTTCTCCCAGAATATTCGCCAGATCGAGGCGGTGATCGACAAGGCATCCACGGCAGACCGCCCTGAGATCGAACGCAAGCTGACCGACGTCCTCGCCTCGGTCGCCCATTTGAACCCGCTTGGCGATCGGTCTGCTGCTTTGCTCGATGCGCCCTCCCCGGACGGCATCTATGTCAGGTCCAACGCGGGCGAGGACCATCTCGCTCGACTGGCAGATAAGGAGGTGTCCCCGAAGCTGGTTGAGGCCCTGCAGGGCACGGGCATTGATCCGGAGGCTGTTGTTGCGCGTCTGCGCGAAGGCGCGGGCAACGCCGCCTTGGAGCGGCAGTGGCTGGCGCAGGACCTGCAAGCGATTGCCAAGGAAGAAGGCTTTGATCTGGACAAACCCGAAGACCGGGAAATCGCGCTAGACCGTCTGGAGGCTGTGCATACCAGGTTGGGTGACATCCTATCCGAGGCACGCGTCCTGCGCGTGCCTGAAGAGGTCGAGGAAACGCAGGATGCCGACGTAGCTCTCGGCGACCCTCTGGCGGCCTCGGACCGCATCAGTACAGATGACGGCCCGGACGTCTTTGCGTCGTCAGAACGGCAGGACTTCCGCGCGCTGGTGGCTCAGTTCCGCCAGACGGATTTCACCCATCCGTTCTCTGATGATCCCTCCGCGCGGCGGGCTGGTGCCGTCGAGGTGGAAGAGGCCCGCGCCGCGTTCGACGCCTACGCGCAGAAATCGCTGCAACATGCCGAACTGGCGTCGATGGCCTGGGACCAGGCGACTGACAGTCGAATGCCGCAGCAATATGCGGTATCGGCGCAGGACCGCACGCTTCATGCTGGCGACATGGACCTCGCCTTGCGGGATCCTTCGGATCATCTCGGTCCGATCACGGAAGAGCTCCGCACCCTCGCCCGCTATCGCACTGAGATGCCGGATGACGAATTCGGGCAGGCCGTCCAGGACGAAATCAATCACCTTCGTTCGCTCGGCGCGTCGCGTGCCTATATCAGCGAGCGCAGTTTCGAGATCGAGGACCAGGCGCGACAAGACTACGCCGAGCGCCGGTATCTGGAAGAGACCGCCCCAACCGTCATGGCCTTTGTGCGAAACAACGACGTCGGGGGCCCGCTCTCCGAGTCAGAGCAGCAGGACATCGTCCGGCAGGTCAACGAGCGACTAAGCCCCGCCGCAATCGACGCGCTGCGGGCCGGCAACGCGGATGTTCTGGACAAATTCACCGAGGATCCGCTGCGCCAGCTGGAACTCGCCAAGACCTATCTCCAGAGCAGCGAGGTCACTGCGCACGGCCCGGCGATGGAGCGCGTTCTCGATGCATTGGCCGAAGAGCAGATCGAGGCGCAGCGCGCGCGTCACGCCGCGGCTCATGGCGAGAAGGGGATTAGCCATGGATAA
- a CDS encoding MbcA/ParS/Xre antitoxin family protein: MEDAMYVAEKIREPAQINAVALKAYARVVDAWGLSLKEAAGLADMSESTWKRAKKPDFAGELTKDQLLRLSAVIGIFKSLELYFSEPVARSWFTRPNTGPLFGGGRPVDTAIDGGLPQILAVRTYLDALRGGA, translated from the coding sequence ATGGAGGACGCCATGTACGTTGCAGAGAAAATTCGGGAACCCGCACAGATCAACGCCGTCGCGTTGAAAGCTTATGCACGCGTGGTCGATGCCTGGGGGCTCAGTCTCAAGGAAGCGGCTGGCCTTGCCGATATGTCGGAGAGCACATGGAAGCGCGCCAAGAAGCCGGATTTCGCGGGAGAGCTCACCAAGGACCAACTGCTGCGGCTCAGTGCGGTGATCGGCATCTTCAAGTCGCTCGAACTCTACTTCTCGGAGCCTGTGGCAAGAAGCTGGTTCACCCGACCGAACACCGGTCCGCTGTTTGGGGGAGGCCGACCAGTCGACACCGCCATCGACGGGGGCTTGCCGCAGATCCTCGCGGTTCGGACCTATCTTGATGCATTGCGCGGTGGGGCATGA
- a CDS encoding DUF1778 domain-containing protein — MKAANSNSPDVTNLKPSDHQAFFEVLDSPPSPTEALRAAFRRRKEALVDACADSPSTN; from the coding sequence ATGAAAGCAGCAAACAGTAATAGCCCCGACGTCACGAACTTGAAGCCAAGCGACCATCAGGCGTTCTTCGAGGTTTTGGATTCTCCGCCCTCACCGACGGAAGCGCTGCGGGCGGCATTTCGTAGGCGGAAGGAAGCTTTGGTGGATGCGTGCGCCGACTCGCCATCCACCAACTGA
- a CDS encoding division plane positioning ATPase MipZ, protein MPNENLVVIAAMARKEGSGKTTLSRALISAAIAAGRRVMLIDTDSTRVLGAWHARAAAGGLSSPLLCSATVESVAGVEDKIDQVYMAGTADFIFIDTAGVGAEWSDGIAVLADHIVTPVMLSTSDFDVGTQTADWFEKLKSRVDDPSSLPRHHVVLNMVDPKTTRADAALIEEALTRFPVIETVMMRRNTYKEMDQKGLLHALALEKQADPNPLMRPHVRHVVEALEEATDILNNILAA, encoded by the coding sequence ATGCCCAACGAAAATCTTGTGGTGATCGCAGCGATGGCCCGGAAAGAGGGCAGTGGAAAAACGACGCTTTCGCGCGCCTTGATCAGCGCTGCGATCGCCGCCGGACGCAGAGTGATGTTGATCGACACGGACAGCACGAGAGTACTCGGGGCCTGGCATGCTCGGGCGGCAGCCGGTGGGCTGAGTTCGCCGCTTCTCTGCTCGGCCACCGTCGAAAGCGTGGCGGGTGTCGAGGATAAGATCGATCAGGTCTACATGGCGGGCACAGCAGACTTCATCTTCATCGATACCGCAGGGGTCGGTGCTGAATGGTCAGACGGCATCGCGGTGCTTGCGGACCACATTGTAACGCCCGTCATGCTATCAACGTCTGATTTCGATGTCGGCACACAGACTGCCGATTGGTTTGAGAAGCTGAAATCCCGTGTTGACGACCCCTCCAGCCTTCCGCGCCACCACGTCGTCCTCAACATGGTCGACCCGAAAACAACCCGTGCTGACGCCGCCCTGATTGAAGAAGCGCTCACCCGTTTTCCGGTGATTGAGACCGTCATGATGCGACGGAACACTTACAAGGAGATGGACCAGAAGGGGCTTCTCCACGCCTTGGCACTGGAAAAGCAAGCCGATCCGAATCCCCTGATGCGTCCACATGTACGTCATGTCGTCGAGGCGCTCGAGGAGGCGACGGACATCCTCAACAACATTCTTGCTGCGTGA
- a CDS encoding DUF6878 family protein, whose amino-acid sequence MTLTEPTLAPPLAPSTVDMGQIFAAHAARAARIDALRPGNKDRLFDGLTVAGITHITVTFDGAGDSGQIESIGAWSGETAVDVPAAEIEYAALTWDNPEVEMRQLSLEDVVEQLAYDFLSDTHGGWENNDGAWGEFCFDAAARCIHLEFNERFTSSELYTHDF is encoded by the coding sequence ATGACCCTGACTGAACCCACCCTCGCGCCGCCGTTGGCACCCTCGACCGTCGACATGGGCCAGATCTTCGCGGCGCATGCCGCGCGCGCGGCCCGGATTGACGCGCTGCGCCCGGGCAACAAGGACCGCCTCTTCGATGGCCTCACGGTGGCCGGCATCACCCATATCACCGTGACCTTCGACGGGGCCGGCGACAGCGGCCAGATCGAAAGCATCGGCGCATGGTCCGGCGAGACCGCGGTCGATGTCCCGGCGGCCGAAATCGAATACGCCGCGCTCACCTGGGACAACCCCGAAGTCGAGATGCGTCAGCTCTCGCTGGAAGATGTCGTCGAGCAGCTGGCCTACGACTTCCTCTCCGACACCCATGGTGGCTGGGAAAACAACGATGGGGCCTGGGGCGAGTTCTGCTTCGACGCCGCGGCCCGCTGCATCCACCTTGAGTTCAACGAGCGCTTCACCTCGTCCGAACTCTACACCCACGATTTCTGA
- a CDS encoding DUF6915 family protein: protein MAHPYHHALSSVKKWGGTVDDFIAVHDWFDQSKEITADFRHRALRHHAEGIFMAETIFGPTRTLSTGRIIPTRWVGEQHVKEDLGFIPSFADWVKAIRPEPWMGRTARIEALVDLHLASPVVEVR from the coding sequence ATGGCACATCCCTATCACCACGCTCTCTCCTCGGTGAAGAAATGGGGCGGCACGGTCGATGACTTCATCGCCGTGCATGACTGGTTCGACCAGAGCAAGGAGATCACGGCCGACTTCCGGCACCGGGCGCTCCGTCATCATGCCGAGGGGATCTTCATGGCCGAGACCATCTTCGGGCCGACCCGCACGCTCTCGACCGGGCGCATCATCCCGACCCGCTGGGTTGGCGAACAGCATGTGAAGGAAGACCTCGGCTTCATCCCGAGCTTCGCCGATTGGGTGAAGGCCATCCGGCCAGAGCCGTGGATGGGCCGGACCGCGCGGATCGAGGCTCTGGTCGATCTGCATCTCGCCTCGCCTGTGGTCGAGGTCAGATGA